The following are encoded in a window of Bacteroidales bacterium genomic DNA:
- a CDS encoding RNA polymerase sigma factor, with the protein MENKTETVINIEELVKLYSKNIYNLAYRITGDRYDAEDAMQNTFLQIHQNLNKFRGESKLFTWIYRIALNESLKIKKKVTIDKKHFESIDTGIEQFKDNVPSEIKQLQTDPEKELIYKALLQEIKDGCHHFMLFRITEEQRIVFIFRILLGFTFKEISAIIDVSVNIIKSRYNRAKENLNKHVRNRCQWYNNKSSCTCEKCIGFALKTTPELFNIVSEAANKPEYYKMAAARIKQIDDIEAVYKNLPNLEYKTYPLKKFK; encoded by the coding sequence ATGGAGAATAAAACAGAAACAGTTATTAATATTGAAGAACTTGTTAAGTTATACAGTAAAAATATTTATAATCTGGCTTACAGAATAACAGGAGACAGGTATGATGCTGAAGATGCCATGCAAAATACTTTTTTGCAAATACACCAAAATTTAAATAAATTCCGCGGAGAAAGTAAACTTTTTACATGGATATACAGAATTGCTTTAAATGAAAGTTTAAAAATAAAAAAGAAAGTAACTATAGATAAAAAGCATTTTGAAAGTATAGACACAGGCATTGAACAATTTAAAGACAATGTTCCGTCAGAAATAAAACAACTGCAAACCGACCCTGAAAAAGAGTTAATTTATAAGGCTTTATTACAAGAAATAAAAGACGGATGCCATCATTTTATGTTGTTTAGAATAACGGAAGAACAACGTATAGTTTTTATTTTCAGAATACTTCTCGGCTTTACATTTAAGGAGATTTCCGCAATTATTGATGTATCTGTAAATATCATTAAAAGCAGATATAACAGGGCAAAAGAGAATTTGAATAAGCATGTCAGAAACAGATGTCAATGGTACAATAACAAAAGCAGTTGTACTTGTGAGAAATGTATTGGCTTTGCACTAAAAACGACACCCGAACTTTTTAATATAGTCAGCGAAGCTGCTAATAAGCCCGAATATTATAAAATGGCTGCTGCTCGCATTAAACAAATTGATGATATTGAAGCTGTTTACAAAAATCTGCCGAATTTGGAATATAAAACTTATCCGTTAAAAAAATTTAAATAA
- a CDS encoding transposase, with translation MSKKKQISLEVVNPNAAGIDIGSRSHWAAVGQDEQDIKEIGVYTEDHQKLSIWLKEHEVTTIAMESTGTYWQNIFSFLVAEGFEVILVNGRQTKNIKGKKTDILDCQWIQKLHTLGLLSSSFLPDSTTDIIRTYSRHRQNILKQSGATVQKMQKYLRLMNLKLNGCKCHFNDCRSFQVYCNLKD, from the coding sequence ATGAGTAAAAAAAAGCAAATATCACTTGAAGTAGTCAATCCAAATGCAGCAGGTATTGACATTGGAAGTCGAAGTCATTGGGCAGCGGTGGGACAGGATGAACAAGATATTAAAGAAATTGGTGTTTACACAGAAGACCATCAAAAATTAAGCATATGGCTTAAAGAGCATGAAGTTACAACAATTGCAATGGAAAGCACAGGAACTTATTGGCAAAATATATTTTCATTTCTTGTTGCCGAAGGATTTGAAGTGATTTTAGTAAATGGCCGTCAGACTAAAAATATCAAGGGTAAAAAGACTGATATTTTGGATTGTCAGTGGATACAAAAACTGCATACTCTTGGATTATTGAGTAGTAGTTTTTTGCCTGACAGCACAACAGATATTATAAGAACCTATTCTCGACACAGACAAAATATACTGAAACAGTCCGGTGCAACAGTTCAAAAAATGCAAAAATATTTGCGTTTGATGAATTTGAAATTAAATGGGTGTAAATGTCATTTCAACGATTGCCGCTCGTTTCAAGTTTATTGTAACTTGAAAGATTAA